One region of Cinclus cinclus chromosome 1, bCinCin1.1, whole genome shotgun sequence genomic DNA includes:
- the LOC134051605 gene encoding uncharacterized protein LOC134051605, giving the protein MNTASTSASGSCSTNHPRFFFYAQTSAKRPYPNPWYLSYAYRPYCLSAPGFSSGNPYCQFYSVALHESPGFLIPQHLVHARINRRPYFNAVPPSPMSCRATRFRHYNSPGKKMETKETQTDPRQPENKQKRQQDICTEMKGCDAENIARVSPGIGTKTESTSEKQDSCRSSIVVDREFHDKNPATSTQYRNLPTGSYAFEKEEVRIEYGNSSPAIQLWKSFKETIPLCDVASSKSVPENIVPHYLFSASSCEGMIYGPHEGENRLPETSLDGKKAVVTSNQDAETVQERDVQNNEVKLDAEKLSKSLPGETMAVQITELAKSIGIDQPVVITKKSSTKRSAQSKTSQEEPSFIQAGLIPSNVEVMSDFQQKKLNLSHSATNKSQTEKSTWCEKSIEKFAPSSSWLACLDSMDTNDNVCFPQKKCQSVISLSSDDMSSREEGSSIDSVPVSYFVPDYVLQKSMHTFQKSTEGLENKEIKSGGSLNVDEVVGKEQVNSSNDQDFNSSKTKTKVASSKGRKLGALPRSSSRKEICFLNKKATKSLSEVEDSERYSVKGEEEEDEEDEYEEEEDDDMNEIEYFFQEAPPYGILRPRKGDFYEVGQRVLWKSPKNAVPAQLISWPPQEKIKTRSGVVESIGVVCKPKKREQDEVVYSDHGYYRRKRPMTKREGLEHQRMLRKFLGGRLLKENMGIPPEEYWIRSGAKPRFTSQIRGSFSPPAKSKEQVCPVLVIPKKRRMCKPPSKHRDTRYEVEEMEMWELPKHSVHKGH; this is encoded by the exons ATGAATACTGCCTCAACTTCAGCAAGTGGATCATGTTCCACAAACCATCCAAGATTCTTTTTTTATGCACAGACATCAGCTAAACGGCCTTATCCAAATCCATGGTACCTCAGTTATGCATATCGCCCATACTGTTTATCTGCTCCAG GCTTCTCAAGTGGAAATCCATATTGTCAATTTTATTCTGTTGCACTCCATGAATCCCCAGGATTTCTTATTCCACAGCATCTTGTGCATGCAAGAATTAATAGAAGGCCTTACTTTAATGCTGTCCCACCTTCCCCTATGTCTTGTCGTGCAACAAGATTTAGACATTATAATAGCCCTGGGAAGAAAATGGAgacaaaagaaacacagaccGATCCTAGACAGcctgaaaacaagcaaaaaagaCAGCAAGATATCTGTACAGAAATGAAAGGTTGTGATGCAGAAAATATAGCCCGTGTTTCTCCTGGTATAGGTACAAAGACTGAAAGTACTTCAGAGAAACAAGATTCATGTAGGTCTTCTATTGTAGTAGACAGAGAGTTTCACGATAAGAACCCTGCCACCTCTACACAGTATAGAAATCTTCCTACTGGAAGCTATGCCTTTGAGAAGGAAGAAGTGAGGATAGAATACGGAAATAGTTCTCCAGCTATTCAGCTGTGGAAGTCCTTTAAAGAAACAATCCCGTTGTGTGATGTAGCAAGTAGTAAATCAGTTCCAGAGAATATAGTGCCACATTACTTATTTTCTGCTAGCTCATGTGAAGGTATGATATATGGCCCTCATGAAGGGGAGAATAGGCTGCCAGAAACTTCCTTAGATGGGAAAAAAGCTGTTGTCACCTCCAACCAGGATGCTGAAACTGTGCAAGAGAGAGATGTCCAAAATAATGAAGTGAAGCTGGATGCAGAAAAGCTGTCAAAATCTCTTCCAGGTGAAACCATGGCAGTGCAAATCACAGAGTTGGCAAAATCCATTGGCATAGATCAACCAGTGGTAATAACTAAGAAGTCTAGCACTAAAAGGTCTGCACAATCAAAAACTTCCCAAGAAGAGCCCAGCTTTATTCAAGCAGGACTAATTCCATCTAATGTGGAGGTAATGAGTGACTTTCAGCAGAAAAAGCTGAATTTAAGCCACAGTGCAACCAACAAAAGTCAGACAGAAAAAAGTACTTGGTGTGAGAAATCAATTGAGAAGTTTGCTCCCTCAAGCAGCTGGCTGGCCTGTTTGGACAGTATGGACACAAACGACAATGTTTGTTTTCCACAAAAGAAGTGTCAAAGTGTAATCAGTCTGTCTTCTGATGACATGTCCTCTAGAGAGGAAGGCTCATCAATCGATAGTGTTCCAGTGTCTTATTTTGTGCCTGACTATGTGCTTCAGAAGAGCATGCATACCTTTCAGAAAAGTACAGAGGGTTTAGAGAACAAGGAAATCAAAAGTGGTGGATCCCTTAATGTAGATGAAGTGGTAGGAAAGGAGCAGGTGAACAGCTCAAATGACCAAGATTTCAACTCTTCAAAAACAAAGACCAAAGTGGCTTCCAGTAAAGGTAGAAAGCTGGGAGCCCTTCCTAGGTCCTCTAGTaggaaagaaatctgttttctcAACAAAAAAGCAACTAAGAGTTTATCAGAAGTTGAAGACTCTGAAAGATATTCTGtgaagggagaagaggaagaagatgaagaggatgagtacgaggaggaagaggatgatgaCATGAATGAAATTGAGTATTTCTTTCAAGAAGCCCCTCCATATGGCATCTTGAGGCCAAGAAAAGGAGATTTCTATGAAGTTGGCCAGAGAGTGCTTTGGAAATCACCTAAAAATGCTGTACCAGCACAATTAATTAGCTGGCCTCctcaagagaaaataaaaactaggAGTGGGGTTGTTGAAAGTATTGGTGTAGTTTGCAAGCCAAAGAAGAGAGAACAAGATGAAGTTGTATACAGTGACCATGGGTATTATCGAAGAAAGAGGCCTATGACAAAAAGAGAAGGACTTGAACACCAGCGAATGCTACGGAAATTCTTGGGAG gAAGGCTGTTAAAGGAGAACATGGGGATACCACCTGAAGAGTACTGGATTAGAAGTGGTGCTAAACCCAGATTTACCAGCCAAATACGTGGTAGTTTCTCACCCCCAGCAAAGAGTAAAGAACAAG TGTGCCCAGTTTTGGTTATACCAAAGAAGAGAAGAATGTGCAAGCCACCTTCAAAACACAGAGACACGAGATACGAGGtggaagaaatggaaatgtgGGAGCTGCCTAAACACAGTGTACATAAAG ggcATTGA
- the KBTBD2 gene encoding kelch repeat and BTB domain-containing protein 2, with product MSTQDERQINTEYAVSLLEQLKLFYEQQLLTDIVLIVEGTEFPCHKMVLATCSSYFRAMFMSGLSESKQTHVHLRNVDAATLQIIITYAYTGNLAISDSTVEQLYETACFLQVDDVLQRCREYLIKKINAENCVRLLSFADLFSCEELKQSAKRMVEHKFTAVYHQEAFMQLSHDLLIDILSSDNLNVEKEETVREAAMLWLEYNTESRSQYLSSVLSQIRIDALSEVTQRAWFQGLPPNDKSVVVQGLYKSMPKFFKPRLGMTKEEMMIFIEAAAENPGSLYSSVCYSPQAEKVYKLCNPPADLHKVGTLVTPDNDIYIAGGQVPLKNTKTNHSKSSKLQAAFRTVNCFYWFDAQQNTWFPKTPMLFVRIKPSLVCCEGYIYAIGGDSVGGELNRRTVERYDTEKDEWTMVSPLPCAWQWSTAVAVHNCIYVMAHNLMYCYFPRSDAWVEMAMRQTSRCFASAAAFGDKIFYIGGLHIASSSGIRLPSSTVDGSSVTVEIYDVNKNEWRMAANIPAKRYSDPCVRAVVISNSLCVFIRETHMNERAKYATYQYDLELDRWFLRQHISERVLWDLGKDFRCTVGKLYPSCLEESPWKPPTYLFSPDGTDEFELDGEMVTLPPV from the exons ATGTCTACCCAGGACGAGAGGCAGATAAATACAGAGTATGCTGTATCCTTGCTGGagcagttaaaattattttatgaacaGCAATTGCTAACTGACATAGTGTTGATTGTTGAGGGCACTGAATTTCCCTGCCATAAGATGGTTCTTGCAACATGCAGCTCATATTTCAG AGCAATGTTCATGAGCGGGCTGAGCGAGAGCAAACAGACACACGTACACCTGAGGAATGTGGATGCAGCCACTCTGCAGATCATCATCACTTATGCGTACACGGGTAACCTAGCAATAAGTGACAGCACAGTAGAGCAGCTCTATGAAACTGCCTGCTTCTTACAG GTAGATGATGTGTTACAACGATGTAGAGAATATTTAATCAAAAAAATTAATGCTGAAAATTGTGTGCGTCTATTAAGTTTTGCTGATCTCTTCAGCTGTGAAGAGTTAAAACAGAGTGCTAAAAGAATGGTGGAGCACAAGTTCACAGCTGTGTACCACCAGGAAGCTTTCATGCAACTGTCACATGATCTACTGATAGATATTTTAAGCAGCGACAATTTAAATGTGGAAAAGGAGGAGACAGTGCGTGAGGCTGCTATGTTATGGCTGGAGTACAACACAGAATCACGCTCGCAGTATTTGTCATCTGTTCTTAGCCAAATCCGGATTGATGCACTTTCAGAAGTAACACAGAGAGCCTGGTTTCAAGGCTTGCCACCTAATGATAAATCAGTGGTGGTGCAAGGACTGTACAAATCTATGCCCAAATTTTTCAAGCCCAGACTTGGCATGACAAAAGAGGAGATGATGATATTCAttgaagctgctgctgaaaaccCTGGTAGTCTTTACTCTTCTGTCTGTTACAGCCCACAGGCAGAGAAAGTTTACAAACTCTGCAACCCTCCCGCTGACTTGCATAAGGTTGGGACGCTGGTAACTCCTGATAATGACATCTATATAGCAGGTGGGCAAGTTCCTCTGAAGAACACAAAAACCAATCACAGTAAAAGCAGCAAACTCCAGGCTGCCTTCAGAACTGTGAATTGCTTTTACTGGTTTGATGCGCAGCAGAACACTTGGTTCCCCAAGACACCAATGCTCTTTGTGCGCATCAAGCCATCTCTAGTGTGCTGTGAAGGATACATTTATGCAATTGGTGGGGACAGCGTCGGCGGTGAGCTCAACAGGAGGACTGTGGAGAGGTACGACACTGAGAAGGATGAGTGGACCATGGTCAGCCCCCTGCCCTGCGCGTGGCAGTGGAGCACAGCTGTGGCAGTTCATAACTGCATCTATGTCATGGCGCACAACTTGATGTACTGCTACTTCCCCCGCTCAGACGCCTGGGTGGAGATGGCAATGCGACAAACAAGCAGATGTTTcgcctcagctgctgcttttggtgATAAGATATTCTATATCGGAGGACTGCATATTGCCAGCAGTTCTGGAATAAGGCTACCCAGCAGTACTGTGGATGGGTCTTCTGTAACAGTGGAGATCTATGATGTGAATAAAAATGAATGGAGGATGGCAGCTAACATCCCTGCCAAGCGCTATTCTGACCCATGCGTCAGGGCTGTTGTGATCTCCAATTCCTTATGTGTCTTTATACGGGAGACCCACATGAACGAGAGAGCCAAGTATGCCACCTATCAGTATGACCTGGAACTCGACCGCTGGTTCCTGAGGCAGCACATATCAGAACGTGTGCTGTGGGACTTAGGGAAAGACTTCCGGTGCACTGTAGGAAAGCTGTATCCATCTTGCCTCGAAGAGTCCCCATGGAAACCTCCAACGTATCTCTTCTCACCAGATGGAACCGATGAATTTGAGCTGGATGGGGAGATGGTTACTTTACCACCTGTATAG